A single Arcobacter sp. FWKO B DNA region contains:
- a CDS encoding DUF6858 family protein, with the protein MKQMLFKEKYPVFTLEVSKSETTYKNIDEIFVFLKQKIDSHPVAKFIAIFDHMSHTKSFEDNVIAEGIIDAKNLVFCFGKEIPTSKILAVRPRSIGICEFKDHFDISILEVPNENLHKVLENWIKEIGNKNS; encoded by the coding sequence ATGAAGCAAATGTTATTTAAAGAAAAATATCCAGTATTTACACTTGAAGTATCAAAAAGTGAGACTACATACAAAAATATAGATGAGATTTTTGTCTTTTTAAAACAAAAAATAGACTCTCACCCAGTAGCTAAATTTATAGCTATTTTTGACCATATGAGTCACACAAAATCTTTTGAAGATAATGTAATTGCTGAGGGTATAATAGATGCTAAAAATTTAGTTTTTTGTTTTGGAAAAGAGATTCCTACAAGCAAAATCCTTGCAGTTCGCCCAAGAAGTATAGGGATTTGTGAGTTTAAAGACCATTTTGATATCTCTATACTTGAAGTTCCAAATGAAAACTTACATAAAGTATTAGAAAACTGGATCAAAGAGATTGGAAATAAAAACTCTTAA